The sequence GCTGGGCGCGGCGCTGGCCGGCGTGGACAAGGTGCTGCTCATCTCCGGCAACGAGGTGGGGCAGCGGGCACCGCAGCACAAGGCCGTGGTGGACGCGGCGAAGAAGGCCGGCGTGAAGCTCTTGGCGTACACGAGCATCCTGCGCGCGGACACCACCGGCATGGCGCTTGGAAAGGAGCACAAGGCCACGGAGGAGGCCATCCGCGCCTCGGGCGTGCCGTTCGTGTTCCTGCGCAATGGCTGGTACTTCGAGAACTACACGGAGAACCTCGGGCCGGCGCTGGCGCACAACGCGCTCCTGGGCAGCGCGGGCGAGGGCCGCATCGCGGCGGCCACGCGAGCGGACTACGCGGCGGCGGCGGTGGTGGTGCTGACCACGCCTGGGCACGAGAACAAGGTGTACGAGCTGGCGGGGGACGTGCCGTTCACCATGGCCGAGCTCGCCGCCGAGGTGTC comes from Pyxidicoccus parkwaysis and encodes:
- a CDS encoding SDR family oxidoreductase, with translation MILVTGATGKLGRLVVEELLKKVPASQVAVGVRNPAKAGDFASRGVQVRQADYSKPETLGAALAGVDKVLLISGNEVGQRAPQHKAVVDAAKKAGVKLLAYTSILRADTTGMALGKEHKATEEAIRASGVPFVFLRNGWYFENYTENLGPALAHNALLGSAGEGRIAAATRADYAAAAVVVLTTPGHENKVYELAGDVPFTMAELAAEVSRKAGRTIAYNNLPAQQYQGILVGAGVPGPFAEILADSDVGVTRGELNDNSGTLRKLIGRPTTPLADAVAVAFPR